A genomic stretch from Mesoplodon densirostris isolate mMesDen1 chromosome 3, mMesDen1 primary haplotype, whole genome shotgun sequence includes:
- the UBE2B gene encoding ubiquitin-conjugating enzyme E2 B isoform X2 has protein sequence MQWNAVIFGPEGTPFEDGTFKLVIEFSEEYPNKPPTVRFLSKMFHPNVYADGSICLDILQNRWSPTYDVSSILTSIQSLLDEPNPNSPANSQAAQLYQENKREYEKRVSAIVEQSWNDS, from the exons ATGCAGTGGAATGCAGTTATATTTGG ACCAGAAGGGACACCCTTTGAAGATG GTACTTTTAAACTAGTAATAGAATTTTCTGAAGAATATCCAAATAAACCGCCAACTGTTAGGTTTTTATCCAAAATGTTTCATCCAAATG TGTATGCTGATGGTAGCATATGTTTAGATATCCTTCAGAATAGATGGAGTCCAACATACGATGTATCTTCTATCTTAACATCAATTCAG TCTCTGCTGGATGAACCAAATCCAAATAGTCCAGCCAATAGCCAGGCAGCACAGCTTTATCAGGAAAACAAACGAGAATATGAGAAAAGAGTTTCGGCCATTGTTGAACAAAGCTGGAATGATTCATAA
- the UBE2B gene encoding ubiquitin-conjugating enzyme E2 B isoform X1, whose protein sequence is MSTPARRRLMRDFKRLQEDPPVGVSGAPSENNIMQWNAVIFGPEGTPFEDGTFKLVIEFSEEYPNKPPTVRFLSKMFHPNVYADGSICLDILQNRWSPTYDVSSILTSIQSLLDEPNPNSPANSQAAQLYQENKREYEKRVSAIVEQSWNDS, encoded by the exons ATGTCGACCCCGGCCCGGAGGAGACTTATGCGGGATTTCAAGCG ATTGCAAGAGGACCCACCTGTGGGTGTCAGTGGCGCACCATCTGAAAACAACATCATGCAGTGGAATGCAGTTATATTTGG ACCAGAAGGGACACCCTTTGAAGATG GTACTTTTAAACTAGTAATAGAATTTTCTGAAGAATATCCAAATAAACCGCCAACTGTTAGGTTTTTATCCAAAATGTTTCATCCAAATG TGTATGCTGATGGTAGCATATGTTTAGATATCCTTCAGAATAGATGGAGTCCAACATACGATGTATCTTCTATCTTAACATCAATTCAG TCTCTGCTGGATGAACCAAATCCAAATAGTCCAGCCAATAGCCAGGCAGCACAGCTTTATCAGGAAAACAAACGAGAATATGAGAAAAGAGTTTCGGCCATTGTTGAACAAAGCTGGAATGATTCATAA